A stretch of the Massilia varians genome encodes the following:
- the pstB gene encoding phosphate ABC transporter ATP-binding protein PstB, whose protein sequence is MTQAMQNQVPTAAKSKTIEIEGLNFFYGKTQSLKNVSLDIHDKQVTAFIGPSGCGKSTLLRTLNRMYDLYPGQRAEGSIRYRGRNILEPGVDVNMLRAKVGMVFQKPTPFPMSIYDNIAFGVRLYENLSKGEMDERVEWALKKAALWEEAKDKLNKSGLSLSGGQQQRLCIARGVAVKPDVLLLDEPTSALDPISTAKIEELISELKQDYTITIVTHNMQQAARCSDYTAYMYLGELIEFGETDQIFMNPARKETQDYITGRFG, encoded by the coding sequence ATGACCCAAGCTATGCAAAACCAGGTGCCGACCGCTGCCAAGAGCAAAACGATCGAAATCGAAGGCCTGAACTTCTTCTACGGTAAGACGCAGAGCCTGAAAAACGTCTCGCTCGACATCCACGACAAGCAGGTCACGGCCTTCATCGGCCCTTCGGGCTGCGGCAAGTCGACGCTGCTGCGCACCCTGAACCGCATGTACGACCTGTACCCGGGCCAGCGCGCCGAGGGTTCGATTCGATACCGCGGCCGCAACATCCTGGAGCCGGGCGTGGACGTGAACATGCTACGCGCCAAGGTCGGCATGGTGTTCCAGAAGCCGACCCCGTTCCCGATGTCGATCTACGACAACATCGCCTTCGGCGTGCGCCTCTACGAGAACCTCTCGAAAGGCGAGATGGACGAGCGGGTGGAATGGGCGCTGAAGAAGGCCGCCCTGTGGGAAGAAGCCAAGGATAAGCTGAACAAGAGCGGCCTGTCGCTGTCCGGCGGCCAGCAGCAGCGCCTGTGCATCGCGCGCGGCGTGGCGGTGAAACCGGACGTGCTGCTGCTCGACGAGCCGACTTCGGCGCTGGACCCGATCTCGACCGCCAAGATCGAAGAGCTGATCAGCGAGCTGAAGCAGGACTACACGATCACCATCGTGACCCACAACATGCAGCAGGCCGCGCGTTGCTCCGACTATACCGCCTATATGTATCTTGGCGAACTCATCGAATTCGGCGAGACTGACCAGATCTTCATGAATCCGGCGCGCAAGGAAACCCAGGACTACATCACCGGCCGGTTCGGCTGA
- the phoU gene encoding phosphate signaling complex protein PhoU, with protein sequence MTGEHSSKQYDQELEAIRSKVLLMGGMVETAFDEAMEAFRAGDAARAERVIADDHAVNQLEVQLDDACSHLIVRRQPTANDLRTVMATIKVITDLERVGDEATKIARSTKSLHERGGGSFAHYDTVRTIARAASDMLHGALDAFARLDGKQALELIAADETINHEFRTIMRNVITFMMEDPRTISSALDTLWVAKAIERIGDHAKNIAEYVIYIVEGRDIRHSKPATEQAGF encoded by the coding sequence ATGACGGGCGAGCATTCATCCAAACAGTATGACCAGGAGCTGGAAGCGATCCGCTCCAAGGTCCTCTTGATGGGCGGCATGGTGGAAACCGCGTTCGACGAGGCGATGGAAGCCTTCCGCGCCGGCGACGCGGCGCGCGCCGAGCGCGTGATCGCCGACGACCACGCCGTCAACCAGCTCGAAGTGCAGCTCGACGACGCCTGCAGCCACCTGATCGTGCGCCGCCAGCCGACCGCGAACGACCTGCGCACCGTGATGGCGACCATCAAGGTCATCACCGACCTGGAACGCGTCGGCGACGAGGCCACCAAGATCGCGCGCAGCACCAAGAGCCTGCACGAACGCGGCGGCGGGTCCTTCGCCCACTACGATACCGTGCGCACCATCGCGCGCGCCGCCTCGGACATGCTGCACGGCGCCCTGGATGCCTTCGCGCGCCTGGACGGCAAGCAGGCGCTCGAACTGATCGCGGCCGACGAAACCATCAACCACGAATTCCGCACCATCATGCGCAACGTGATCACCTTCATGATGGAAGATCCGCGCACGATCTCGTCGGCGCTGGACACGCTGTGGGTGGCCAAGGCCATCGAGCGCATCGGCGACCACGCCAAGAACATCGCCGAATACGTCATCTACATCGTCGAAGGCCGCGACATCCGCCACAGCAAGCCGGCAACGGAACAGGCGGGCTTCTAG
- a CDS encoding response regulator, which yields MADNTSVLVVEDEPAIVELVKYSLREAGWDIRSADTVGGAWDSITRGKPDLVLLDWMLPDQSGLRLLSRLRGDRDFQEIPVIMLTAKSMEEDKLAGLNTGADDYVTKPFSPRELLARSRALLRRKSPHLAEAPLRAGTVVLDPNSCTVTVENQQIDIGNAEYKLLKFLLAHRERVFSRAQLLDKVWGDHAVIEERTVDVHVLRLRKALKGADGLIRTVRSVGYMLSEK from the coding sequence ATGGCGGACAACACGAGCGTGCTGGTGGTCGAGGACGAGCCGGCGATCGTCGAGCTGGTCAAGTATTCGCTGCGCGAAGCGGGCTGGGACATCCGCAGCGCCGACACCGTCGGCGGCGCCTGGGACAGCATCACGCGCGGCAAGCCCGACCTGGTGCTGCTGGACTGGATGCTGCCCGACCAGAGCGGCCTGCGCCTGCTGTCGCGCCTGCGCGGCGACCGCGACTTCCAGGAAATCCCGGTCATCATGCTGACCGCCAAGAGCATGGAAGAGGACAAGCTCGCCGGCCTGAACACAGGTGCGGACGACTACGTCACCAAGCCGTTCTCGCCGCGCGAGCTGCTGGCCAGGAGCCGCGCGCTGCTGCGCCGCAAGAGCCCGCACCTGGCCGAGGCGCCGCTGCGCGCCGGCACCGTGGTGCTGGACCCGAACAGCTGCACCGTAACGGTCGAGAACCAGCAGATCGACATCGGCAACGCCGAATACAAGCTGCTCAAGTTCCTGCTGGCCCACCGCGAGCGCGTGTTCTCGCGCGCCCAGCTGCTCGACAAGGTATGGGGCGACCACGCCGTGATCGAGGAGCGTACCGTGGACGTGCACGTGCTGCGGCTGCGCAAGGCGCTCAAAGGCGCCGATGGCCTGATCCGCACGGTGCGCAGCGTCGGCTACATGCTGTCCGAGAAGTAA
- the phoR gene encoding phosphate regulon sensor histidine kinase PhoR, translating to MNPKLLFWVPALLRLSLMFAAAGIVWWMAGLVEALVFALAALVIALFVQLRYLHELGEWLNHPHSSRLPDGWGAWTDVFARLYRLRREDERHQTEMAEWLARFRQAMQLLPEGVAIMDDVLFLEWCNEAAERHLGLTMARDKGLRVTNLVRHPEFIDYVILGRYEQPLTLSFRGRKLECRIIPFENRRQILVTHDATDTERIEAMRRDFIANASHELRTPLTVIVGFLEIAMSDPGLDVATRTAHLALMTEQAHRMQRLIGDMLTLSRLESDEFPFRRERVDMRALVDSVAAEARALSGGRHQVEVAFDGPDVMGSLEELRSAFANLASNAVRYSPDGGTIRLAWGRGPDDLRFTVTDSGIGIEPIHLSRLTERFYRVDKSRSRETQGTGLGLAIVKHVLLRHGGRLQISSVPGQGSSFTAILPNTSLPG from the coding sequence ATGAACCCGAAGCTGCTGTTCTGGGTGCCGGCGTTGCTGCGCCTGAGCCTGATGTTCGCCGCGGCCGGCATCGTCTGGTGGATGGCGGGCCTGGTCGAGGCCCTGGTCTTCGCCCTGGCGGCGCTGGTGATCGCGCTGTTCGTCCAGCTGCGCTACCTGCACGAACTGGGCGAATGGCTGAACCATCCGCACTCGAGCCGCCTGCCGGATGGCTGGGGCGCCTGGACCGACGTGTTCGCGCGCCTGTACCGCCTGCGGCGCGAGGACGAGCGCCACCAGACCGAAATGGCCGAATGGCTGGCGCGCTTTCGCCAGGCCATGCAGCTGCTGCCGGAAGGCGTGGCCATCATGGATGACGTGCTGTTCCTGGAATGGTGCAACGAGGCGGCCGAGCGCCACCTGGGCCTGACCATGGCGCGCGACAAGGGCTTGCGCGTGACCAACCTGGTGCGTCATCCCGAGTTCATCGACTACGTGATCCTGGGCCGCTACGAGCAGCCGCTGACGCTGTCCTTCCGCGGCCGCAAGCTCGAGTGCCGCATCATTCCTTTCGAAAACCGGCGCCAGATCCTGGTGACCCACGACGCCACCGACACCGAACGGATCGAGGCGATGCGCCGCGACTTCATCGCCAACGCCTCGCACGAGCTGCGCACGCCGCTCACCGTGATCGTCGGCTTCCTCGAGATCGCGATGTCCGACCCAGGCCTGGACGTGGCCACCCGCACCGCGCACCTGGCCTTGATGACCGAGCAGGCGCACCGCATGCAGCGCCTGATCGGCGACATGCTGACCCTGTCGCGCCTGGAGTCGGACGAGTTCCCGTTCAGGCGCGAGCGGGTCGACATGCGGGCGCTGGTCGACTCGGTGGCGGCCGAGGCGCGCGCGCTGTCGGGCGGCCGCCACCAGGTCGAGGTCGCGTTCGACGGGCCGGACGTGATGGGCAGCCTGGAAGAGCTGCGCAGCGCCTTTGCCAACCTGGCCTCGAATGCGGTGCGCTATTCGCCGGACGGCGGCACCATCCGGCTGGCCTGGGGCCGCGGACCGGACGACCTGCGCTTCACGGTGACCGACAGCGGCATCGGGATCGAGCCGATCCACCTGTCGCGGCTGACCGAGCGCTTCTACCGGGTCGACAAAAGCCGCTCGCGCGAGACCCAGGGAACCGGACTCGGGCTGGCGATCGTCAAGCACGTGCTGCTGCGGCATGGCGGGCGTTTGCAGATCAGCTCGGTGCCGGGGCAGGGGAGCAGCTTCACCGCGATCTTGCCGAATACCTCCTTGCCAGGCTGA
- a CDS encoding patatin-like phospholipase family protein: MFSRRSSLIACAALLLSACGSTPTQPPATPVAQQATPPAPPRKVRIGLALGGGAARGFAHIGVIKALEAQGIVPEIVVGTSAGSVVGSLYASGLNGFALQKTALAMDEATISDWALPLFGKSTGVLKGEALQSYVNKAVGNVPMERLKLRFGAVATDLKTGQPILFNKGNTGMAVRASSAVPSVFQPVKIGDKSYVDGGLVAPVPVKFTKDMGAEFIIAVNISSATEGAATASSLDVLMQTFSIMGQRLNHFELKEADIVITPNLGNMGSADFSNRNLAILAGEQAAAAVMPQIKAKLKARQQPQ, from the coding sequence ATGTTCTCTCGTCGTAGTTCCCTGATCGCCTGCGCCGCGCTCCTGCTTTCCGCCTGCGGCAGTACGCCAACCCAGCCTCCCGCCACCCCCGTCGCCCAGCAGGCGACGCCACCCGCGCCACCGCGCAAGGTGAGAATCGGCCTGGCCCTCGGCGGCGGCGCCGCCCGCGGCTTCGCCCACATCGGCGTGATCAAGGCGCTGGAAGCCCAGGGCATCGTGCCCGAGATCGTGGTCGGCACCAGCGCCGGCTCGGTGGTCGGCTCCCTGTACGCTTCCGGCCTGAACGGCTTCGCCCTGCAAAAGACCGCGCTCGCCATGGACGAGGCCACGATCTCCGACTGGGCGCTGCCGCTGTTCGGCAAGTCGACCGGGGTGCTCAAGGGCGAGGCCCTGCAGAGCTACGTCAACAAGGCCGTGGGCAACGTGCCGATGGAGCGCCTGAAGCTGCGCTTCGGCGCGGTCGCCACCGACCTCAAGACCGGCCAGCCGATCCTTTTCAACAAGGGCAATACCGGCATGGCCGTGCGGGCGTCCTCGGCGGTGCCGAGCGTGTTCCAGCCGGTGAAGATCGGCGACAAGAGCTACGTCGACGGCGGCCTGGTGGCGCCGGTGCCGGTCAAGTTCACCAAGGACATGGGCGCCGAGTTCATCATCGCGGTGAACATCTCCAGCGCCACCGAAGGCGCCGCCACGGCCAGCTCGCTCGACGTGCTGATGCAGACCTTCAGCATCATGGGCCAGCGCCTGAACCATTTCGAACTGAAGGAGGCCGACATCGTCATCACGCCGAACCTCGGCAACATGGGCAGCGCCGACTTCAGCAACCGCAACCTGGCGATCCTGGCCGGCGAGCAGGCGGCAGCAGCCGTCATGCCCCAGATCAAGGCCAAGCTCAAGGCCAGACAACAGCCTCAATAA
- a CDS encoding GlcG/HbpS family heme-binding protein: protein MQTKPYLTLEDVKKIAAGAEAEALRNNWAVSFAIVDDGGHLLWYQRLDGAAAASAYIAPAKARTAALGRRESKIYEDVINNGRVSFLSAPELEGMLEGGVPVVVDGHVIGAVGVSGVKSNEDAQIAKAGIAALVGA from the coding sequence ATGCAAACCAAGCCTTACCTTACCCTCGAGGACGTTAAGAAGATCGCTGCCGGCGCCGAAGCCGAGGCGCTGCGCAACAACTGGGCGGTGTCCTTCGCCATCGTCGACGACGGCGGCCACCTGCTGTGGTACCAGCGCCTCGACGGCGCCGCGGCCGCCTCGGCCTACATCGCCCCGGCCAAGGCCCGGACCGCCGCCCTCGGCCGGCGCGAATCGAAGATCTATGAAGACGTGATCAACAACGGCCGCGTTTCCTTCCTGTCGGCGCCGGAACTCGAAGGCATGCTGGAAGGTGGGGTGCCGGTGGTCGTCGACGGCCACGTGATCGGCGCGGTCGGGGTGTCGGGCGTGAAGTCGAACGAGGATGCGCAGATCGCCAAGGCTGGCATTGCGGCGCTGGTCGGCGCATAA
- the carA gene encoding glutamine-hydrolyzing carbamoyl-phosphate synthase small subunit, producing MPPFFSGPAVPAILALADGTIFKGYSIGATGHTTGEVVFNTAMTGYQEILTDPSYSRQIVTLTYPHIGNYGVNPADVEASKVHAAGLIIRDLPLLASNFRSTQSLSDYLKQENVVAIAGIDTRKLTRILREKGAQAGAILTGIQGKEPLETQALELARSFPGLAGMDLAKVVSVKEPYVFTETEWKLGEGFGKQDNPQYHVVAFDYGVKRNILRMLAERGCKITVLPAQATAADALALNPDGIFLANGPGDPEPCDYAIKASSELIEKGIPTFGICLGHQIMALASGAKTMKMKFGHHGANHPVQDLDSKKVLITSQNHGFAVDPETLPANCRVTHVSLFDGSLQGFERTDKPAFCFQGHPEASPGPTDVAYLFDRFINMMQAAEKK from the coding sequence TTGCCGCCATTTTTTTCTGGCCCAGCCGTCCCGGCCATCCTGGCCCTCGCTGACGGAACGATTTTCAAAGGATATTCCATTGGTGCCACCGGTCATACGACCGGCGAAGTGGTGTTCAACACCGCGATGACTGGCTATCAGGAAATTCTTACCGACCCCAGCTATTCGCGTCAGATCGTCACCCTGACGTACCCGCACATCGGCAACTACGGCGTCAATCCGGCCGACGTCGAGGCCTCCAAGGTCCACGCCGCCGGTCTGATCATTCGTGACCTGCCGTTGCTGGCATCGAATTTCCGTTCCACCCAGTCGCTGTCGGACTACCTGAAGCAAGAAAACGTGGTCGCCATCGCCGGCATCGACACCCGCAAGCTGACCCGCATCCTGCGCGAGAAGGGCGCCCAGGCCGGCGCCATCCTGACCGGCATCCAGGGCAAGGAGCCGCTGGAAACGCAGGCGCTGGAACTGGCGCGTTCCTTCCCGGGCCTGGCAGGCATGGACCTGGCCAAGGTGGTCTCGGTGAAAGAGCCCTACGTGTTCACCGAAACCGAGTGGAAGCTCGGCGAAGGCTTCGGCAAGCAGGACAATCCGCAATACCACGTGGTCGCCTTCGACTACGGCGTCAAGCGCAACATCCTGCGCATGCTGGCCGAGCGCGGCTGCAAGATCACCGTGCTGCCGGCGCAAGCCACCGCCGCCGACGCGCTGGCGCTCAATCCTGACGGTATCTTCCTGGCCAACGGCCCGGGCGACCCCGAGCCTTGCGACTATGCGATCAAGGCCAGCAGCGAGCTGATCGAGAAGGGCATCCCGACCTTCGGCATCTGCCTCGGCCACCAGATCATGGCGCTGGCTTCCGGCGCCAAGACCATGAAGATGAAGTTCGGCCACCATGGCGCCAACCACCCGGTGCAGGACCTCGATTCGAAGAAGGTCTTGATCACCTCGCAGAACCACGGCTTCGCGGTCGATCCGGAAACGCTCCCGGCCAACTGCCGCGTCACCCACGTGTCGCTGTTCGACGGTTCGCTGCAGGGCTTCGAGCGCACCGACAAGCCAGCCTTCTGCTTCCAGGGCCACCCGGAAGCCTCGCCCGGCCCGACCGACGTCGCCTACCTGTTTGACCGCTTCATCAACATGATGCAAGCCGCGGAGAAGAAATAA